One window of Dermacentor andersoni chromosome 7, qqDerAnde1_hic_scaffold, whole genome shotgun sequence genomic DNA carries:
- the LOC126534574 gene encoding sulfotransferase ssu-1-like, whose translation MSADVFRVINGLYLGKHFSDDAVLSALAYKPQAGDLMVVSYPKCGTTWTQHIVYNILMDAEEPEDPLDQVLRMPFLEMQGAEAAVYAPQPRVLKTHLPFHMNPYSPDAKYIYITRNPYDCCVSFYYHTRNNPPYQFGEGTFEEFFELFLHGRIDFGDYFDNVLSWYKHRRDPNVLFLTYEELKTDTTRNVLRMADFIGEERETRLKRNPELIGKILEKSSIKYMKHKISNSRQAPRREFSNSPQMKTLRPELLKGLNNVMAFTKKPMTGNFVRRGQVGDWRNYFSPEQIQRMKQRIAEATVESDFMNLWRNVDIP comes from the coding sequence ATGTCGGCGGATGTTTTCCGTGTGATCAACGGACTTTACCTGGGGAAACACTTCTCCGACGACGCAGTTCTGTCGGCGTTGGCGTACAAGCCACAAGCTGGTGATCTAATGGTCGTCAGTTACCCCAAATGTGGTACCACTTGGACGCAACACATAGTCTACAACATCCTAATGGACGCTGAAGAACCTGAGGACCCGTTAGACCAGGTACTGCGAATGCCTTTCCTGGAGATGCAGGGAGCCGAAGCCGCTGTTTACGCTCCACAACCTCGCGTCTTGAAGACTCACTTACCTTTCCACATGAACCCTTATTCCCCAGACGCAAAATACATCTACATAACGAGGAATCCCTACGACTGCTGCGTGTCGTTTTACTACCACACCCGGAACAACCCGCCGTATCAGTTTGGCGAAGGCACTTTCGAAGAGTTCTTTGAACTATTTTTGCATGGACGGATCGATTTCGGAGACTACTTTGACAACGTGCTCTCCTGGTACAAGCATCGAAGGGACCCTAATGTTCTGTTTCTAACATATGAGGAGCTTAAAACTGACACCACCCGGAACGTCCTTCGAATGGCCGATTTCATCGGCGAAGAAAGAGAGACCAGGCTTAAAAGAAATCCCGAGCTTATTGGGAAAATTCTGGAGAAGTCTAGCATAAAATACATGAAGCACAAGATTAGCAATAGCCGGCAGGCCCCTAGGCGAGAATTTAGCAATTCACCGCAGATGAAGACTCTTAGACCGGAGCTACTGAAAGGACTTAATAATGTGATGGCGTTTACGAAGAAACCCATGACCGGCAATTTTGTCCGCAGGGGGCAAGTAGGAGACTGGAGGAATTACTTCTCGCCAGAACAGATTCAACGGATGAAACAGAGAATCGCGGAAGCAACTGTAGAGTCTGACTTCATGAATCTATGGAGGAACGTAGATATTCCATGA